From Candidatus Bathyarchaeota archaeon, one genomic window encodes:
- a CDS encoding DUF424 family protein, with amino-acid sequence MDVYLNLQKVGQNVVLAVCDCDLLGKTLKEGKIVFRVKENFYKGRKATLEEAVGLINNSTIVNLVGQNCVGEAIAKGYVHPEAVLKIEGVPHAQIVKL; translated from the coding sequence ATGGACGTTTACCTCAACCTGCAAAAAGTCGGTCAAAACGTGGTGCTTGCCGTTTGCGACTGCGATTTGTTGGGCAAAACGTTAAAGGAAGGCAAGATTGTTTTCCGAGTTAAAGAAAACTTTTACAAAGGCCGCAAAGCCACGCTAGAGGAAGCGGTAGGATTGATTAACAATTCAACTATCGTTAATTTAGTTGGCCAGAACTGTGTCGGGGAAGCCATCGCGAAGGGTTATGTTCACCCTGAAGCTGTACTGAAAATCGAAGGCGTGCCCCAC